TGCGGGCGCAAATCCACGGCGGTTCAGGAACAAAATCACCTGATTATCGGCCTGTACGTGCTGGCGGATGCGTTGCAATAGCGCCGGAGATAACCCCGCCTTTAAGGGCTGCCCTTTAAGATCGATAACGTGCTGTTGTGCAGGGCGGGCATTTCCGGCCCGACGGGTAAGCTTTAATTGGTGATATTTTCCCTGGCGGACGTTATGCAGGGTTTCCAGTGCAGGCGTTGCTGAGCCAAGAATAATTGGGATCCCTTCATTATGTGCACGCCATACCGCTAAATCCCGCGCATGATAGCGCCAGCCTTCCTGCTGTTTATAGGAGCTGTCATGCTCCTCATCAATAACGATAACGCCCAGGTGCTTAAACGGGGTAAACAGTGCCGAGCGGGTACCGATAACGATTCCCGCCTCACCCGATTGTGCTTTGAGCCATGAAGCCAGTCGTTCGCTGTCATTCAGCCCGGAATGCAACACCTCAACCGGAACGGAGAATCGTTCACGAAAGCGGGCGATCGTTTGAGGCGTCAGGCCTATTTCTGGCACCAGTACCAGTGCCTGGCGTCCGGCGGCCAGTACATTTTCCAGTACGCTCAGATAGACTTCGGTTTTGCCTGAACCGGTGATCCCGGCCAACAGCCATGGGGCGAAGCTGTCCATATTGGCGTGGATAGCGCCAACGGCAGTGGCCTGCTCGGTATTAAGTTTGAGGCGCTCACCTGCCACGCTAAATTCGGGTCGCCAGTCGTTTTGAACAGGAAGCTGGCTGCGTAAATCGCACAGACCTTTTTTACGCAGTGCCTGTAACGCCGGCTCACCAATGCCTGATTCATCTATTTGATGACGCCAAATATGGCCTTTACGGAGCGCGGCCAGAGCCTGTTGTTGTTTGGGGGCCCGGCTTAGGCTCATCAGGTCGCAGGCCATGCCTTGCTCGGTGGCATACCAATACCATAGCGGGGTGAGATGCGCCGGTTTTCCCTGACGTAACAGCGTTGGCAGGGCGTGGAACAGCACCTCTCCCAACGGATAGTGGTAGTAATCCGCAGCCCAGTTAAGCAGTTTCCACAGCACATCGGGAAAAATTGGTGAGGTATCGATGACTGAATCGATGCTCTTTAGCTCTTTCAGGCCTGGCGTGCTTTCTGCGCTAAGGGACACCACAATCCCAACCATTCGGCGGCGGCCAAAAGTGACGTTTACCCGTACCCCTGACATAACCTGCATCCCTTCTGGGATCAGATAGTCAAAGGTTTTGGCTAAAGGTACGGGTAACGCTATTTGGGCAATGGTCATCCTGGCATCCGGGTTGAATAAATGCGGGGGCGGCACCACATCATTAAGGTGTTGGTAGCGACTTGCAAGCCGTCAGTGGTTTCGGGCGGTAGTGTACACCGAAGCAATAAGATGGTGCGGTGTCGATTGCAACTGGTGGTTATTTTCTGTATGATTCGCCGCCTTTGATACGTTTTCATACGATCAAAACACAAACTTTAACTTCGCGTGGTGTCTGGCGTTAGGGCCGGAAGAGCGACGCGGCCTTTAACCTGAGGTTGTCCCCATGAAAAAAGATATCCATCCTAAATACAACGAGATTACTGCTACCTGTTCTTGCGGTAATGTCATGAAAATCCGCTCTACCGTAGATCACGACCTGAACCTGGACGTGTGCGCCAAATGCCACCCGTTCTACACTGGTAAACAGCGTGACGTTGCTACCGGCGGCCGTGTTGATCGCTTCAACAAGCGTTTCAGCGTACCAGGCGCGAAAAAATAATTTCGCTATCTGGAAAGAGAAAGGCGCCTCAGGGCGCCTTTCTTGTATCTGTCATTCGTCGTTTTTGATACCCGCCTTGTGACGGGTAGCCTGCCTTAATACTCCCAGGTATCCGGGTCGATACCCAGCTCGCGCATAATAACCTTCGCCGCTTCCGGAATTTCATCACTGCGCTCTTTACGCAGATCGGCATCGTTCGGCAGAGGTTGTCCGGTAAATGCATGCAAAAATGCTTCACACAGCAGCTCACTATTGGTGGCGTGGCGCAGGTTGTTTACCTGACGGCGTGTGCGCTCATCGGTGAGGATTTTCAACACTTTCAGAGGAATGGACACCGTGATTTTTTTTACTTGTTCACTCTTCTTACCGTGCTCAGCGTAAGGGCTGATATATTCGCCGTTCCATTCAGCCATAGAAGCCTTTTGTCCTCTCAACATGTTAGTTGCCCGCCGGGTAGTCACCCAGACCAGCAGAAAAATTATTGGATGTAGTTTAGCGTGTTCCTGAATCAAGAAGATGCGTTACTACATTAAACCCGGTAATTTTAACGGCTAATGCGCGCATGCTCAATCTATACGCAAAGAAGTTTAGATGTCCAGATGTATTGACGTCTATTGTGACGCTGGTTAATCTGTGTCTGACTTTTATCCAATAGCCTGCACAGGAAACGCCATGTCCCGGAAATTAGCCACAATTGCCGTGCGCAGCGGTTTGAATAACGATGAACAGTATGGATGTGTGGTTCCTCCCATTCATCTTTCCAGCACTTATAATTTTACCGGTTTTAATGAACCTCGTGCTCACGACTATTCACGCCGCGGTAACCCAACCCGGGATGTGGTGCAGCGGGCGCTGGCTGAGCTGGAAGGAGGCGCTGGCGCGGTTCTGACCAATACCGGTATGTCGGCTATCCACCTGGTGACAACGGTATACCTTAAACCCGGTGATTTACTGGTTGCCCCGCATGATTGCTACGGTGGCAGTTACCGTTTATTTGACAGCCTGGCGAAGCGCGGTTGCTACCGTGTTTTGTTTGTCGATCAAGGGGATGAGGTGGCACTGGCCCAGGCATTGGCACAAAAGCCACGTCTGGTACTGATAGAAAGTCCAAGTAATCCATTGTTACGGGTGGTGGATATTGAGAAAATCTGTCGCCTGACTCGCGATGCCGGTGCTATTAGCGTGGTTGATAACACCTTCTTAAGCCCGGCGCTACAAAATCCGCTGGCGTTGGGGGCCGATCTCGTTCTTCACTCCTGCACTAAATATCTTAACGGCCATTCTGATGTGGTGGCTGGGGTAGTTATTGCTAAAGAGGAAGAGGCCGTTACCGAACTGGCATGGTGGGCTAACAATATTGGCGTTACCGGTGGGGCCTTCGATAGCTATCTGCTGCTGCGTGGTTTAAGGACATTGGGGCCACGTATGGATGTCGCACAGCGCAATGCGCAGGCGATTGTGGATTATTTACACGGGCATCCGCAGGTTCAACGGCTTTATCATCCATCCTTGCCGGATAATGCGGGGCATGAGATAGCCGCTCGCCAGCAAAAAGGCTTTGGTGCCATGCTCAGTTTTGAACTGGCAGGCGGAGAAGCTGCGATGCGCCGCTTCCTGAGTCAGCTTACGCTGTTTACGCTCGCAGAATCTCTGGGTGGCGTTGAAAGTTTAATTTCGCATGCGGCAACAATGACGCATGCCGGCATGGCGCCAGAGGCGCGTGCCGC
This genomic interval from Salmonella enterica subsp. enterica serovar Choleraesuis contains the following:
- the priA gene encoding primosomal protein N'; the encoded protein is MTIAQIALPVPLAKTFDYLIPEGMQVMSGVRVNVTFGRRRMVGIVVSLSAESTPGLKELKSIDSVIDTSPIFPDVLWKLLNWAADYYHYPLGEVLFHALPTLLRQGKPAHLTPLWYWYATEQGMACDLMSLSRAPKQQQALAALRKGHIWRHQIDESGIGEPALQALRKKGLCDLRSQLPVQNDWRPEFSVAGERLKLNTEQATAVGAIHANMDSFAPWLLAGITGSGKTEVYLSVLENVLAAGRQALVLVPEIGLTPQTIARFRERFSVPVEVLHSGLNDSERLASWLKAQSGEAGIVIGTRSALFTPFKHLGVIVIDEEHDSSYKQQEGWRYHARDLAVWRAHNEGIPIILGSATPALETLHNVRQGKYHQLKLTRRAGNARPAQQHVIDLKGQPLKAGLSPALLQRIRQHVQADNQVILFLNRRGFAPALLCHDCGWIAECPRCDHYYTLHQSQHHLRCHHCDSQRPIPRQCPECGSTHLVPVGMGTEQLEHQLIELFPDTPISRIDRDTTSRKGALEQQLAEVHRGGARILIGTQMLAKGHHFPDVTLVALLDVDGALFSADFRAAERFAQLYTQVSGRAGRAGKQGEVLLQTHHPDHPLLQTLIHQGYDAFADQTLLERQQMMLPPWSSHVLIRAEDHNNQQAPLFLQQLRNLMQASPLVDQSLWILGPVPALQPKRGGRFRWQILLQHPSRIRLQHLISHSMALIDTLPEARKVKWVIDVDPLES
- the rpmE gene encoding 50S ribosomal protein L31, which produces MKKDIHPKYNEITATCSCGNVMKIRSTVDHDLNLDVCAKCHPFYTGKQRDVATGGRVDRFNKRFSVPGAKK
- the metJ gene encoding Met repressor → MAEWNGEYISPYAEHGKKSEQVKKITVSIPLKVLKILTDERTRRQVNNLRHATNSELLCEAFLHAFTGQPLPNDADLRKERSDEIPEAAKVIMRELGIDPDTWEY
- a CDS encoding cystathionine gamma-synthase, producing the protein MSRKLATIAVRSGLNNDEQYGCVVPPIHLSSTYNFTGFNEPRAHDYSRRGNPTRDVVQRALAELEGGAGAVLTNTGMSAIHLVTTVYLKPGDLLVAPHDCYGGSYRLFDSLAKRGCYRVLFVDQGDEVALAQALAQKPRLVLIESPSNPLLRVVDIEKICRLTRDAGAISVVDNTFLSPALQNPLALGADLVLHSCTKYLNGHSDVVAGVVIAKEEEAVTELAWWANNIGVTGGAFDSYLLLRGLRTLGPRMDVAQRNAQAIVDYLHGHPQVQRLYHPSLPDNAGHEIAARQQKGFGAMLSFELAGGEAAMRRFLSQLTLFTLAESLGGVESLISHAATMTHAGMAPEARAAAGISDALLRISTGIEDSNDLIADLEQAFQFAAKG